A region of Actinomycetota bacterium DNA encodes the following proteins:
- a CDS encoding glycine cleavage T C-terminal barrel domain-containing protein: MAEPFDMSLVQRGARNRRTPYYEATQKYGPKGFTVYNHMYFPIRFDDFEKEFDTLLNDVTLWDVSVERCLEISGPDGFTFAQLMTPRDLRKCQVGQAKYVLVCDSDGGIINDPVLTRMDENTFWFALASSDTLLWARGLKNAYPELDVTIKEADVAPLQVQGPKSKDLMVDLVGESILDIKYYWFTNAEIAGAPVVITRTGWTSEVGYEVYLTDGSKGTEVYEALMKAGEKYNIKPTGPSDIRRIEGAIFNWGADMTYQENAFELGLERLVDLDTVSEDACISIKAYKDIKAKGVSKKINGVEFDGDPFPSLNNVKWDIREGSAKIGKITSAIYSPRLKKNIGYGWLPADKSVLGSTISVETEWGPRTGTVVEMPFVDPSKQIPVS, from the coding sequence ATGGCCGAGCCGTTCGACATGAGCCTGGTCCAGCGGGGCGCACGCAACCGACGCACCCCCTACTACGAAGCGACACAGAAGTACGGACCGAAGGGCTTCACCGTCTACAACCACATGTACTTCCCGATCCGCTTCGACGACTTCGAGAAGGAGTTCGACACCCTCCTGAACGACGTCACGCTGTGGGACGTCTCGGTGGAACGGTGCCTGGAGATCAGCGGCCCCGACGGGTTCACCTTCGCCCAGCTGATGACCCCGCGCGATCTCAGGAAGTGTCAGGTCGGACAGGCGAAGTACGTGCTCGTGTGCGACAGCGACGGTGGCATCATCAACGACCCGGTGCTGACGCGGATGGACGAGAACACGTTCTGGTTCGCTCTCGCCTCGAGCGACACACTGCTATGGGCTCGCGGCCTCAAGAACGCCTACCCGGAACTGGATGTGACGATCAAGGAGGCGGATGTCGCGCCCCTGCAGGTCCAGGGACCGAAGTCGAAGGACCTCATGGTCGACCTCGTCGGGGAGTCGATCCTGGACATCAAGTACTACTGGTTCACGAACGCCGAGATCGCCGGAGCTCCGGTCGTGATCACCCGGACCGGTTGGACCTCCGAGGTGGGCTACGAGGTGTACCTCACCGACGGTTCCAAGGGCACCGAGGTCTACGAAGCGCTCATGAAGGCCGGCGAGAAGTACAACATCAAGCCGACCGGACCCAGCGACATCCGTCGGATCGAAGGTGCGATCTTCAACTGGGGCGCGGACATGACCTACCAGGAGAACGCCTTCGAGCTCGGCCTCGAGCGGCTCGTCGACCTCGACACCGTGTCCGAGGACGCCTGCATCTCGATCAAGGCCTACAAGGACATCAAGGCCAAGGGCGTGAGCAAGAAGATCAACGGCGTCGAGTTCGACGGCGACCCGTTCCCTTCGCTGAACAATGTGAAGTGGGACATCCGCGAGGGCTCGGCGAAGATCGGCAAGATCACCTCGGCGATCTACTCGCCGCGACTGAAGAAGAACATCGGGTACGGATGGCTGCCCGCCGACAAGTCCGTGCTCGGCTCCACGATCTCGGTCGAGACCGAGTGGGGCCCCCGCACCGGCACGGTCGTCGAGATGCCGTTCGTCGACCCGAGCAAGCAGATCCCCGTCTCCTAG
- a CDS encoding aromatic ring-hydroxylating dioxygenase subunit alpha, whose translation MTDASAAPIDPTLLDPVLATDLAKALTLPAEAYVSGDVLEWEREHFFEGSWVCVGRSDDLAEAGDQKAVRIGREGILLARGQDGGLRGFFNTCRHRGHELMACGEMRNMNGIKCPYHAWVYGLEGELKGAPRFGKIPGFDKTEYPLIPARTHEWLGWVFVNADGGAPEFSEYVGNLTELVAPWEPERAFTGDAHDYTADANWKTIAENYQECYHCPSIHPALCKVTPVDSGEYYQHTGAVIGGSMELMDFADTMSMTGASKGVAFRGLRDKQKREVYYYGVFPNLLISLHPDYIMTHRLDPVSPGKTAIECAWLWAPESKERPDFDTSYASEFWDVTNKEDFDACESVFRGLSSEGYRQGPFAEEEDEVHAFMFMIAQGYKDGRITRAPDLNYRHAVDEAS comes from the coding sequence ATGACCGACGCTTCGGCGGCCCCGATCGACCCAACCCTCCTGGATCCGGTGCTGGCGACCGATCTGGCCAAAGCGCTGACCCTCCCGGCGGAGGCCTACGTCTCCGGTGACGTCCTCGAGTGGGAACGAGAGCACTTCTTCGAGGGCTCCTGGGTCTGCGTCGGGCGGTCCGACGACCTCGCAGAGGCGGGCGACCAGAAGGCGGTCCGGATCGGGCGGGAGGGCATCCTGCTGGCCCGTGGCCAGGACGGCGGTCTCCGCGGGTTCTTCAATACGTGTCGCCACCGCGGCCACGAGCTGATGGCGTGCGGCGAGATGCGCAACATGAACGGGATCAAGTGTCCCTATCACGCGTGGGTCTACGGGCTCGAGGGTGAGCTGAAGGGCGCGCCCCGTTTCGGCAAGATCCCCGGTTTCGACAAGACCGAGTACCCGTTGATCCCCGCACGCACCCACGAGTGGCTCGGATGGGTGTTCGTCAACGCCGACGGAGGGGCTCCCGAGTTCTCCGAGTACGTCGGCAACCTCACCGAGCTCGTCGCCCCGTGGGAGCCCGAGCGGGCCTTCACAGGGGACGCGCACGACTACACGGCCGACGCGAACTGGAAAACGATCGCCGAGAACTACCAGGAGTGCTACCACTGCCCGAGCATCCACCCGGCGCTGTGCAAGGTGACCCCGGTCGACTCGGGGGAGTACTACCAACACACGGGAGCCGTGATCGGCGGTTCGATGGAGCTGATGGACTTCGCCGACACGATGAGCATGACCGGGGCCTCGAAGGGCGTTGCCTTCCGCGGCCTCAGGGACAAGCAGAAGCGCGAGGTCTACTACTACGGGGTGTTCCCGAACCTGTTGATCAGCCTGCACCCCGACTACATCATGACCCACCGGTTGGACCCGGTCTCGCCCGGGAAGACGGCGATCGAATGCGCCTGGCTGTGGGCGCCGGAGTCCAAGGAGCGGCCCGACTTCGACACCTCCTACGCCTCGGAGTTCTGGGACGTGACCAACAAGGAGGACTTCGACGCCTGCGAGTCGGTCTTCCGCGGGCTGTCCTCGGAGGGGTACCGGCAGGGCCCGTTCGCCGAGGAAGAGGACGAGGTCCACGCGTTCATGTTCATGATCGCCCAGGGGTACAAGGACGGACGGATCACCAGAGCTCCCGACCTCAACTACCGCCACGCCGTCGACGAAGCCTCCTAG
- a CDS encoding amidohydrolase produces MPADLAFVSGAIWTVDPGRPRAEAVAISGGRIVAVGTDDEIRTHVDATTQVHDLRGRSLLPGFQDAHVHPAPSGVEMLNCDLSEAHSIAEYREIIARYAAAHPDEEWIRGGGWSMDVFPRGIPTKEELDAIVPDRPVYLPNRDGHGAWVNTRALELAGVTRDTPDPEDGRIERDGTGEPVGTLQEGATDLVGKLLPAITDEQWLQGLLTAQAHLHSLGITAWQDAIVGGPYDSFTAHCTAAERGLLTARVVGALWWERSLGIEQIDGLIERRTTGSVGRFAPTSVKIMQDGVCENFTAGMLDPYLGSDGTPTSERGKSFVDPERLKGYVRALAEAGFQAHFHAIGDRAVRECLDAIEAASDVAGSADLRHHISHIQVVHPNDIPRFAALGAVANGQPLWAAYEPQMSQLTIPFLGQPRASWQYPFGSLLRSGARLAFGSDWSVSSPDPLEEIHVAVNRMQPADYPYGSDDPLESEPFLPEERISLAAAVEAFTLGTAYVNHLDEQTGTITEGKLADLAVLDRDLFEEGDEHISEASVELTLVEGDVVYEAPSFR; encoded by the coding sequence ATGCCTGCAGATCTCGCGTTCGTGTCCGGGGCGATCTGGACCGTCGACCCGGGGCGACCGCGCGCCGAGGCCGTCGCGATCTCCGGGGGACGGATCGTCGCGGTCGGCACCGACGACGAGATCCGAACCCACGTCGACGCCACGACCCAGGTCCACGACCTTCGCGGCCGGTCCCTGCTGCCGGGTTTCCAGGATGCCCACGTCCATCCCGCGCCGAGCGGTGTGGAGATGCTCAATTGCGATCTGTCCGAGGCGCATTCGATCGCCGAGTACCGGGAGATCATCGCGCGCTATGCCGCCGCGCATCCGGACGAAGAGTGGATCCGGGGGGGCGGATGGTCGATGGACGTGTTCCCCCGCGGGATCCCGACGAAGGAGGAGCTCGACGCGATCGTGCCGGACCGCCCCGTGTATCTCCCGAACCGGGACGGACACGGGGCGTGGGTGAACACTCGCGCGCTCGAGCTGGCCGGTGTGACGCGCGACACCCCCGATCCGGAGGACGGCCGGATCGAGCGCGATGGCACCGGCGAGCCGGTCGGCACGCTCCAGGAAGGTGCGACCGACCTCGTAGGGAAGCTCCTTCCGGCGATCACCGACGAGCAGTGGCTCCAGGGGCTCCTCACCGCGCAGGCCCATCTGCACTCGCTCGGTATCACCGCCTGGCAGGACGCGATCGTCGGAGGGCCGTACGACTCGTTCACCGCTCACTGCACCGCAGCCGAGCGGGGCCTGCTGACCGCGCGGGTCGTCGGTGCGCTGTGGTGGGAGCGCTCGTTGGGCATCGAACAGATCGACGGTCTGATCGAGCGTCGAACGACGGGCTCGGTGGGTCGGTTCGCGCCCACGAGCGTGAAGATCATGCAGGACGGCGTGTGCGAGAACTTCACGGCCGGGATGCTCGACCCCTACCTCGGCAGCGATGGCACCCCAACCAGCGAGCGGGGCAAGAGCTTCGTAGACCCCGAACGGCTGAAGGGCTACGTCCGGGCGCTGGCGGAGGCCGGCTTCCAGGCACACTTCCACGCGATCGGCGACCGGGCCGTCCGCGAATGCCTCGACGCGATCGAGGCGGCCTCCGATGTCGCCGGCTCGGCGGACCTCCGCCATCACATCTCCCACATCCAGGTCGTGCACCCAAACGACATCCCTCGGTTCGCCGCGCTCGGTGCCGTCGCGAACGGCCAGCCGCTGTGGGCCGCGTACGAACCGCAGATGAGTCAGCTGACGATCCCGTTCCTCGGCCAACCCCGCGCGTCGTGGCAGTACCCCTTCGGGAGCCTGCTGCGTTCGGGCGCTCGACTGGCCTTCGGCAGCGACTGGTCGGTCTCGAGCCCGGATCCGCTCGAGGAGATCCACGTCGCCGTCAACCGGATGCAGCCGGCCGACTACCCGTACGGCTCGGACGATCCGCTCGAGTCCGAGCCGTTCCTGCCCGAGGAACGGATCTCCCTGGCCGCGGCGGTCGAGGCGTTCACGCTCGGCACCGCGTACGTGAACCATCTCGACGAGCAGACCGGCACGATCACCGAGGGGAAGCTCGCCGACCTGGCCGTGCTGGACCGCGATCTGTTCGAGGAGGGGGACGAGCACATCTCGGAGGCCTCCGTCGAGCTCACGCTCGTCGAAGGCGACGTCGTGTACGAGGCACCGTCGTTCCGGTAG
- a CDS encoding ABC-F family ATP-binding cassette domain-containing protein: MSTLEVRDLTVVVAGRPVVSGLDLTVTAGEKVGVVGRNGAGKTSTLRVLAGKDPPARGTVRIRGALGYLRQDPRHHRADDRATGLTHILAARGIDELATRVEKQRLALEEDHTDEAVARFAKLEERFATLGGYAAEAEATRIATGLGLPQDRLGLPVDALSGGERRRLELAKILYGGSDLLLLDEPTNHLDVDAKQWLMGFLATYGGGLLVVSHDIAVLDRSITRVLHLDHDGVVTYKGTYSQYRTARAADELRLEKLASRQAAEVERLSRLADSMRGQTAKRARKAKTLDTRVAKLRERQVQGPRRERSVAYRFPPPPHSGKRVLDVRELTKGYGGPPVFRDVSFDLGRGERLLVLGLNGAGKTTLLRILAGESDPDAGSFSLGPGVTFGYYAQEHEGIHEGESVFAHLRRGAEASDQDLRALLGMFGLTGAVAFQDAGTLSGGEKTKLALAQLVAGRANLVLLDEPTNNLDPPSRAAVGAALSTWPGAMLLVSHDVEFVRELAPSRVLLMPDGTIDHWSDDLLDLVALA, from the coding sequence ATGAGCACTCTCGAGGTCCGTGACCTCACCGTGGTGGTGGCCGGGCGCCCCGTCGTGTCGGGGCTCGACCTCACCGTTACCGCGGGGGAGAAGGTCGGTGTCGTCGGCCGCAACGGCGCCGGGAAGACGAGCACACTCCGTGTGCTGGCGGGCAAGGACCCCCCGGCCCGAGGAACGGTCCGCATCCGCGGAGCGCTCGGCTACCTGCGCCAGGACCCTCGCCACCATCGCGCCGACGATCGTGCGACCGGGCTCACGCACATCCTGGCGGCTCGGGGGATCGACGAGCTCGCGACCCGCGTCGAGAAACAGCGGCTCGCCTTGGAGGAGGACCACACCGACGAGGCGGTCGCGCGCTTCGCCAAGCTCGAGGAACGCTTCGCGACTCTCGGAGGGTACGCGGCCGAAGCGGAGGCCACGCGGATCGCGACGGGACTCGGGTTGCCGCAGGATCGCCTCGGATTGCCGGTCGACGCGCTCTCCGGTGGAGAACGCCGGCGCCTCGAGCTCGCGAAGATCCTCTACGGCGGCAGCGACCTGCTGCTGCTCGACGAGCCGACGAACCACCTCGACGTGGACGCGAAGCAGTGGCTCATGGGATTCCTGGCGACCTACGGCGGCGGCCTGCTGGTCGTGAGTCACGACATCGCGGTGCTCGACCGATCGATCACGCGCGTGCTGCACCTGGACCACGACGGGGTCGTGACCTACAAGGGGACCTACTCGCAGTACCGGACCGCCCGCGCGGCCGACGAGCTGCGACTCGAGAAGCTGGCCTCGCGCCAGGCCGCCGAGGTGGAGCGACTCTCGCGGCTCGCCGACTCGATGCGCGGCCAGACCGCGAAGCGCGCGCGCAAGGCCAAGACCCTCGACACCCGCGTCGCCAAGCTCCGGGAGCGACAGGTCCAGGGTCCGCGCCGTGAGCGGTCGGTCGCGTACCGGTTCCCACCACCTCCGCACAGCGGCAAGCGGGTCCTCGACGTCCGCGAGCTAACGAAGGGCTACGGAGGGCCCCCGGTGTTCAGGGACGTCTCGTTCGACCTCGGACGCGGGGAGCGCCTGCTCGTGCTCGGGCTCAACGGAGCGGGCAAGACCACCCTGCTGCGGATCCTGGCCGGGGAGAGCGATCCCGACGCCGGTTCTTTCTCGCTCGGGCCCGGCGTAACGTTCGGCTACTACGCCCAGGAACACGAGGGGATCCACGAGGGCGAGTCGGTCTTCGCACATCTCAGGAGGGGAGCGGAGGCGAGCGATCAGGACCTGCGCGCGCTTTTGGGGATGTTCGGACTGACGGGCGCGGTTGCCTTCCAGGACGCCGGCACCCTCTCTGGTGGCGAGAAGACGAAGCTCGCGCTCGCCCAACTGGTCGCCGGTCGCGCGAACCTCGTGCTGCTCGACGAGCCGACGAACAACCTCGATCCGCCCTCCCGCGCAGCCGTGGGGGCCGCCCTGTCGACCTGGCCGGGAGCGATGCTCCTGGTGAGCCACGATGTCGAGTTCGTCCGAGAGCTTGCTCCGTCACGTGTGCTGCTCATGCCCGACGGAACGATCGATCACTGGAGCGACGATCTCCTCGATCTCGTCGCCCTCGCGTGA
- the secG gene encoding preprotein translocase subunit SecG yields the protein MLTAIVVVIDVITALFLIVFVLLHSGKGSGLSDMFGGTSTLSGGTSLEKRLDRLTVISAIVFGLCTFYLSWQWTPR from the coding sequence ATGCTGACCGCCATCGTCGTCGTGATCGACGTCATCACCGCTCTCTTCTTGATCGTGTTCGTCCTGCTGCACTCCGGGAAGGGGAGCGGTCTGTCGGACATGTTCGGAGGCACCTCGACCCTGTCGGGGGGCACGTCGCTCGAGAAGCGCCTCGACCGCTTGACGGTGATCTCCGCGATCGTGTTCGGGCTCTGCACCTTCTACCTGTCCTGGCAGTGGACCCCCCGCTAG
- a CDS encoding oligopeptide/dipeptide ABC transporter ATP-binding protein, protein MSTVTGAQRVPPPQTGTPLIKLEGVKKHFPIRRGIIRQKQIGAVHAVDGVDLEIYPGETLGLVGETGCGKSTLARVLMRLYDPTEGRIWFEGRDITELAGGGLRELRRDMQMVFQDPYASLNPRKTVGTIIGEQLKIHKTITGDGVKPRVQELMELVGLNPEHYNRYPLAFSGGQRQRIGVARALALNPKLIVCDEPVSALDVSIQAQILNLLEDLQRDLALTYLFIAHDLAVVRHMSDRVGVMYLGKIVELADSATLYATPKHPYTGALLSAVPVPDPRLALVKKRIVLEGDVPSPIDPPSGCRFHPRCPNAQFPTCAEVEPELEPRNPGQVAACHFPLQGPIIVDPAGPG, encoded by the coding sequence ATGAGCACCGTCACCGGCGCACAACGCGTTCCGCCGCCGCAGACCGGAACTCCACTGATCAAGCTCGAGGGCGTCAAGAAGCACTTCCCGATTAGGCGCGGCATCATCAGGCAGAAGCAGATCGGAGCGGTGCACGCCGTGGATGGGGTCGACCTGGAGATCTACCCGGGCGAGACCCTCGGACTGGTCGGTGAGACAGGGTGCGGCAAGTCGACGCTCGCTCGGGTGCTGATGCGCCTGTACGACCCGACGGAGGGGCGGATCTGGTTCGAGGGCCGTGACATCACCGAGCTGGCCGGTGGAGGGCTTCGTGAGCTGCGTCGCGACATGCAGATGGTGTTCCAGGACCCCTATGCGTCGCTGAACCCGCGCAAGACCGTGGGAACGATCATCGGCGAGCAGCTCAAGATCCACAAGACGATCACCGGCGACGGGGTCAAGCCGCGGGTCCAGGAGTTGATGGAGCTCGTGGGTCTCAACCCCGAGCACTACAACAGGTATCCCTTGGCCTTTTCCGGGGGCCAGCGGCAGCGGATCGGCGTCGCGCGTGCGCTCGCCCTCAATCCGAAGCTGATCGTGTGCGACGAGCCCGTGTCGGCACTCGACGTCTCGATCCAAGCGCAGATACTCAACCTCCTCGAAGATCTCCAACGTGACCTCGCCCTCACCTACCTGTTCATCGCGCACGACCTCGCCGTGGTACGGCACATGTCGGACCGGGTCGGAGTGATGTACCTGGGCAAGATCGTCGAGTTGGCCGACAGCGCGACCCTGTATGCGACCCCGAAGCACCCGTACACGGGCGCGCTGCTCTCGGCGGTCCCGGTCCCGGATCCACGCCTGGCTCTGGTCAAGAAGCGGATCGTGCTCGAAGGAGACGTTCCGTCACCGATCGATCCACCCTCGGGGTGCCGGTTCCACCCCCGGTGCCCGAACGCGCAGTTCCCGACGTGCGCGGAGGTCGAACCCGAGTTGGAGCCGCGGAACCCGGGTCAGGTCGCCGCCTGCCATTTCCCGCTGCAGGGCCCGATCATCGTCGACCCCGCCGGGCCCGGGTAG
- a CDS encoding ABC transporter ATP-binding protein, with translation MSAPLLDIRNLAVRFDTDDGVVRAVDGVSVSVGPHETLGIVGESGSGKTVTFQTVMGLVNRDQANVEVDGEILFRDEDLLQLPPEEFRKLRGSQIGMIFQDPLTALNPVHRVGDQIAEVYRAHRSISKAEARREAVSMLELVGIPKPEERARHYPHEFSGGMRQRAMIAMALALRPALLIADEPTTALDVTVQAQILELIDAIQDELGTAVVIVTHDLGVVAEHCDAIAVMYAGKIVEFGDRDDIYYRSHHPYTWGLLNSIPRLTDDAERLVPIAGRPPSLIQVPPGCAFHPRCRYRFEPCAGSVPSLVPTDGHHADACYLTLAEKERILGEEVMTPR, from the coding sequence GTGAGCGCTCCGCTGCTGGACATCCGGAACCTGGCGGTTCGTTTCGACACCGACGACGGGGTCGTACGTGCCGTCGACGGAGTGTCGGTGTCGGTGGGTCCCCACGAGACGCTGGGCATCGTGGGGGAGTCGGGATCGGGCAAGACCGTGACCTTTCAGACCGTCATGGGCCTGGTGAACCGGGACCAGGCGAACGTGGAAGTCGACGGCGAGATCCTGTTCCGCGACGAGGATCTCCTTCAGCTGCCCCCCGAGGAGTTCCGCAAGCTGCGCGGCAGCCAGATCGGGATGATCTTCCAGGACCCGCTCACGGCACTGAATCCCGTGCACCGCGTGGGCGACCAGATCGCGGAGGTCTACCGGGCCCATCGCTCGATCTCGAAGGCCGAGGCGCGGCGCGAGGCGGTATCGATGCTGGAACTCGTCGGCATCCCGAAACCGGAGGAGCGCGCCCGCCACTACCCGCACGAGTTCTCCGGGGGGATGCGGCAGCGGGCGATGATCGCCATGGCGCTCGCCCTGCGGCCCGCCCTGCTGATCGCCGACGAGCCGACGACGGCCCTCGACGTCACCGTGCAGGCGCAGATCCTCGAGTTGATCGACGCGATCCAGGACGAGCTCGGGACGGCGGTCGTGATCGTGACCCACGACCTCGGCGTCGTCGCCGAACATTGCGACGCGATCGCCGTGATGTACGCGGGCAAGATCGTCGAGTTCGGCGATCGCGACGACATCTACTACCGCTCACATCATCCGTACACGTGGGGGTTGCTGAACTCGATCCCGCGCCTGACCGACGACGCCGAGCGGCTCGTTCCGATCGCCGGTCGCCCGCCCTCGCTGATCCAGGTGCCGCCCGGGTGCGCGTTCCATCCTCGATGCCGGTATCGCTTCGAACCCTGCGCCGGATCGGTGCCGTCGCTGGTACCGACGGACGGGCACCACGCGGACGCGTGTTACCTCACCCTCGCCGAGAAGGAGCGGATCCTCGGCGAGGAGGTCATGACGCCCCGATGA
- a CDS encoding ABC transporter permease, producing MPDARGEFERQRALEQQASAEGGFHGQALQREIADIGEVGVPESGVPGHVDEVPVETGEIATMSQGKLAWRRFRRHKLAMGSAIVLILIILAAVFAPLISPYAFTDQDLTAARQGPSWSHPFGTDTLGRDQFTRVLYGGRISLFVGFAVALFATAIGIAVGAVAGYYGGRTDNFLMRLTDLFLSIPLIIVLILGSAIVGGSVLGIVGVLALFLWMVDARIIRGVFLSMKEKEFVEAAHASGATNRRIIVREMLPNAMGPIVVATTLSVAVAILTESVLSYLGYGIQGQTPTWGNLLDDAQNSMVTSPWLIIFPGLAILITVICVNFLGDGLRDAFDPQGAASVGSKRRKRKKRRDA from the coding sequence ATGCCTGACGCGAGGGGGGAGTTCGAACGGCAACGCGCCCTCGAGCAGCAGGCGAGCGCCGAGGGAGGGTTCCACGGCCAGGCCTTGCAGCGCGAGATCGCGGACATCGGTGAAGTCGGGGTCCCGGAATCGGGCGTCCCGGGGCACGTCGATGAGGTGCCGGTCGAGACGGGCGAGATCGCGACGATGTCGCAGGGCAAGCTCGCCTGGCGCCGGTTCCGCCGGCACAAGCTCGCGATGGGCAGCGCGATCGTGCTCATCCTGATCATCCTCGCGGCGGTCTTCGCGCCCTTGATCTCGCCCTATGCGTTCACCGACCAGGACCTCACGGCGGCACGTCAGGGCCCGAGCTGGAGCCATCCGTTCGGGACCGACACCCTCGGGCGCGATCAGTTCACACGTGTCCTCTACGGGGGGAGGATCTCGCTGTTCGTAGGATTCGCCGTTGCCTTGTTCGCGACCGCGATCGGCATCGCGGTGGGGGCGGTCGCCGGCTACTACGGAGGACGGACCGACAACTTCCTGATGCGGCTGACCGACCTGTTCCTGTCGATCCCGCTCATCATCGTGTTGATCCTCGGCTCGGCGATCGTGGGGGGGTCGGTGCTCGGGATCGTGGGGGTGCTCGCGTTGTTCCTCTGGATGGTCGACGCGAGGATCATCCGGGGGGTGTTCCTCTCGATGAAGGAGAAGGAGTTCGTCGAGGCGGCGCACGCCTCCGGGGCCACGAATCGCCGGATCATCGTCCGCGAGATGCTCCCCAACGCGATGGGCCCCATCGTCGTCGCGACGACGCTGAGCGTCGCCGTCGCGATCCTCACCGAGTCGGTGCTGTCCTACCTCGGGTACGGGATCCAGGGCCAGACCCCGACCTGGGGCAACCTCCTGGATGACGCGCAGAACTCGATGGTCACCTCCCCGTGGCTCATCATCTTCCCCGGCCTCGCGATCCTGATCACGGTGATCTGCGTGAACTTCCTGGGCGACGGGTTGCGGGATGCCTTCGATCCGCAGGGGGCGGCCTCCGTCGGGAGCAAGCGCCGGAAGCGGAAGAAGCGGCGGGACGCGTGA
- a CDS encoding ABC transporter permease, whose amino-acid sequence MGRYVIRRLLFSIPVLFLSSILVFWVTRATTDPSTALRTNPRVTAEQLAEYQAELGLDASLPEQYFTWLGDFVTGKWGTSLISNEEVTGDLMDALINSAVLGITATVVSLVLGIAIGLYSSLRPYSKFDYVATTGAFVGLSMPVFWFALIVQLVLGIWLTRWVGANEPIFFIAGVTSPNPEGFDLLDRTRHLVLPVIVLSVQVVAIYSRYFRASMLEVLQSDYMRTARSKGLRERRVILHHAMRNALIPITTQLAIDAGAIAGGLIVTEQIFSYPGMGQMFLDAFDLGDYPVILAWLMVTVIFVIVFNLIADLLYAVLDPRIRYA is encoded by the coding sequence ATGGGCCGATACGTGATCCGCCGGCTGCTGTTCTCGATCCCCGTCTTGTTCCTGTCGAGCATCCTGGTCTTCTGGGTCACCCGCGCGACGACCGATCCCTCGACCGCCCTCCGGACCAACCCCCGCGTCACAGCCGAGCAACTCGCCGAGTACCAGGCCGAGCTCGGCCTCGACGCGTCGCTCCCCGAGCAGTACTTCACCTGGCTCGGCGACTTCGTGACCGGCAAATGGGGCACCTCGCTGATCTCCAACGAGGAGGTCACCGGCGACCTGATGGACGCGCTGATCAACTCGGCCGTCCTCGGCATCACGGCGACCGTCGTGTCCCTCGTGCTCGGCATCGCCATCGGGCTCTACTCGTCGCTGCGTCCCTATTCCAAGTTCGACTACGTGGCGACGACGGGCGCGTTCGTCGGGCTCTCGATGCCCGTCTTCTGGTTCGCCCTGATCGTGCAGCTCGTCCTCGGGATCTGGCTCACGCGATGGGTGGGAGCCAACGAACCGATCTTCTTCATCGCGGGGGTCACCTCCCCGAACCCGGAAGGGTTCGACCTGCTGGATCGCACGCGGCACCTCGTGCTCCCGGTCATCGTGCTTTCGGTCCAGGTCGTCGCGATCTACAGCAGGTACTTCCGCGCGAGTATGCTCGAGGTGCTCCAGAGCGACTACATGCGGACGGCGCGCTCGAAGGGCCTCCGGGAGCGGCGGGTGATCCTGCATCACGCGATGCGCAACGCCCTGATCCCGATCACGACCCAGCTCGCGATCGACGCCGGCGCGATCGCCGGGGGCCTCATCGTCACGGAGCAGATCTTCTCCTACCCAGGGATGGGCCAGATGTTCCTGGACGCGTTCGATCTCGGGGACTACCCGGTGATCCTCGCGTGGCTGATGGTGACGGTCATCTTCGTGATCGTCTTCAACCTCATCGCCGACCTCTTGTATGCAGTGCTCGACCCCAGGATCCGCTATGCCTGA